From the Solanum pennellii chromosome 4, SPENNV200 genome, one window contains:
- the LOC107017870 gene encoding ribonuclease P protein subunit p25-like protein isoform X2 has protein sequence MDRYQKVEKPRVETPIDANEIRITSQGRMRSYITYAMTLLQEKESEEIVFKAMGRAINKTVTIVELIKRRIVGLHQVTSITSTDITDTWEPLEEGLLPLETTRHVSMITITLAKKELDKNAVGYQPPLPADQVKVSTDFDYDGGSPSGGRRGRGGRGRGRSRGFPGNGFMPAEYDDGGYDRNRSYGRGRGRGRGRSSRGRGRGGYNGPQDVQQDGGFYNQEAPMQGRGRGRGRGTRGRGRGFRSNGPIQGGGA, from the exons ATGGATCGGTACCAGAAAGTGGAGAAGCCAAGGGTTGAGACACCTATTGATGCGAATGAGATTCGGATTACTAGTCAGGGAAGGATGCGAAGCTATATCACTTATGCTATGACCTTGCTTCAG GAGAAAGAATCAGAGGAGATTGTGTTCAAGGCAATGGGCAGGGCAATCAACAAGACTGTGACAATTGTGGAATTGATCAAG AGGAGAATTGTTGGTCTTCACCAAGTAACGTCTATTACATCCACTGATATAACTGATACATGGGAACCCCTTGAAGAAGGTCTCCTACC TCTCGAGACCACCAGGCATGTATCAATGATCACAATTACCCTCGCCAAAAAGGAGCTGGATAAGAATGCTGTGGG GTACCAACCACCATTGCCAGCAGACCAGGTGAAAGTGTCAACAGATTTTGACTATGATGGag GATCTCCTAGTGGAGGACGAAGAGGCCGCGGTGGTCGAGGAAGGGGAAGGTCCAGAGGCTTTCCAG GAAATGGATTTATGCCGGCTGAGTATGATGATGGTGGGTATGATCGCAATCGGAGCTATGGTAGGGGTAGGGGTCGAGGCAGAGGTCGTAGCTCCCGTGGCCGCGGAAGGGGAGGGTACAATGGTCCACAGGATGTCCAGCAAGATGGTGGCTTCTACAATCAAGAAGCTCCCATGCAGGGACGAG GCCGTGGCCGTGGAAGGGGAACTCGTGGTAGGGGACGTGGATTCAGATCTAATGGGCCGATCCAAGGCGGTGGTGCTTAA
- the LOC107017870 gene encoding ribonuclease P protein subunit p25-like protein isoform X1, protein MDRYQKVEKPRVETPIDANEIRITSQGRMRSYITYAMTLLQEKESEEIVFKAMGRAINKTVTIVELIKRRIVGLHQVTSITSTDITDTWEPLEEGLLPLETTRHVSMITITLAKKELDKNAVGYQPPLPADQVKVSTDFDYDGEGSPSGGRRGRGGRGRGRSRGFPGNGFMPAEYDDGGYDRNRSYGRGRGRGRGRSSRGRGRGGYNGPQDVQQDGGFYNQEAPMQGRGRGRGRGTRGRGRGFRSNGPIQGGGA, encoded by the exons ATGGATCGGTACCAGAAAGTGGAGAAGCCAAGGGTTGAGACACCTATTGATGCGAATGAGATTCGGATTACTAGTCAGGGAAGGATGCGAAGCTATATCACTTATGCTATGACCTTGCTTCAG GAGAAAGAATCAGAGGAGATTGTGTTCAAGGCAATGGGCAGGGCAATCAACAAGACTGTGACAATTGTGGAATTGATCAAG AGGAGAATTGTTGGTCTTCACCAAGTAACGTCTATTACATCCACTGATATAACTGATACATGGGAACCCCTTGAAGAAGGTCTCCTACC TCTCGAGACCACCAGGCATGTATCAATGATCACAATTACCCTCGCCAAAAAGGAGCTGGATAAGAATGCTGTGGG GTACCAACCACCATTGCCAGCAGACCAGGTGAAAGTGTCAACAGATTTTGACTATGATGGag aAGGATCTCCTAGTGGAGGACGAAGAGGCCGCGGTGGTCGAGGAAGGGGAAGGTCCAGAGGCTTTCCAG GAAATGGATTTATGCCGGCTGAGTATGATGATGGTGGGTATGATCGCAATCGGAGCTATGGTAGGGGTAGGGGTCGAGGCAGAGGTCGTAGCTCCCGTGGCCGCGGAAGGGGAGGGTACAATGGTCCACAGGATGTCCAGCAAGATGGTGGCTTCTACAATCAAGAAGCTCCCATGCAGGGACGAG GCCGTGGCCGTGGAAGGGGAACTCGTGGTAGGGGACGTGGATTCAGATCTAATGGGCCGATCCAAGGCGGTGGTGCTTAA
- the LOC107017102 gene encoding E3 ubiquitin-protein ligase ATL23, producing the protein MLVSVFLALFLPCVGMSAVFLVYICLLWYAAAYQSAGPGAENYHNQKTNQELGLSAAQLDKLPKVTGNELLMGNDCAVCLDEIENEQIARVVPGCNHGFHLECADTWLSKNPICPVCRTKLEPEFFNPPESNPC; encoded by the coding sequence aTGCTTGTCTCTGTTTTTCTCGCTCTGTTTCTTCCCTGTGTTGGAATGAGCGCTGTTTTCTTAGTCTACATCTGCTTACTCTGGTACGCCGCTGCTTACCAGTCTGCCGGACCCGGCGCTGAAAATTACCACAATCAAAAAACGAATCAGGAATTGGGTCTTTCTGCTGCTCAATTGGACAAACTACCGAAAGTTACTGGGAATGAATTGTTAATGGGTAACGATTGTGCGGTGTGTTTGGATGAAATTGAGAATGAGCAAATTGCTCGAGTTGTTCCGGGTTGTAACCATGGATTTCACCTTGAATGTGCTGATACTTGGCTTTCAAAAAATCCGATTTGTCCAGTTTGTAGAACTAAACTGGAGCCGGAGTTCTTCAATCCACCTGAAAGTAACCCATGTTGA